A window from Choristoneura fumiferana chromosome 22, NRCan_CFum_1, whole genome shotgun sequence encodes these proteins:
- the LOC141440296 gene encoding gloverin-like, producing MKFIYVFAALLVAVAAQEYYENYEPQSFVDNSEYQYRLDQLRKQRDRKRPRRDVTGSIPIGQDGKLIGTLGSTARGGLFGQGGYEHNIINDDRGRLAAQAYGTRVLGPTRDSTHLGSKLTWQDSNSMASIDASKRLGGRARVDVDAGGRWEPFKNSELTAGGYYSHREGRPSDYGGRANFEYRF from the exons ATGAAGTTCATCTACGTTTTCGCTGCTCTACTTGTAGCTGTTGCTGCCCAGGAATACTACGAGAACTATGAACCTCAATCATTCGTGGACAACAG TGAATACCAATACAGGCTGGATCAGCTGCGCAAGCAACGGGATAGAAAACGTCCGCGCCGTGACGTCACTGGCTCTATCCCGATCGGTCAGGATGGGAAACTCATTGGGACTCTCGGAAGCACCGCTAGAGGAGGAttattt GGTCAAGGTGGTTATGAGCACAACATAATCAACGACGACCGCGGCCGCCTGGCGGCGCAGGCGTACGGCACGCGTGTGCTCGGGCCCACGCGGGACTCAACTCACCTCGGCAGCAAACTTACCTGGCAGGACTCTAACTCTATGGCCTCTATTGACGCTAGCAAGAGGCTTGGCGGACGCGCTAGG GTGGATGTGGACGCTGGCGGCAGATGGGAGCCGTTCAAGAACTCTGAGCTAACTGCCGGAGGCTACTACAGCCACCGCGAGGGTCGCCCTTCGGACTACGGCGGCCGCGCTAACTTTGAATATCGGTTCTAA